The segment TCTGTGCTTCTCGAGCAGGCATCTCATGTATTTTTGAGGCTGTTTCATCTATCAGTGGGAACAGGTAATCACGAGATAATCCTTCTTTCTGCAGTATTTCTTCTGCCAATGCATAAATGTGATTTGTAAAGTTACAAGCAAAAACAGCTGCTAAGTGTAAAGAACGCCGCTTCTCAGAAGAAAGTTCACACACATTACCTGACAAACGACGAGCCAAACCTTCCAATAATTCTTTATCTTCTTTACGATAACATTCAATAAACAACGGTATGCCCTCAAAAGTGATTTCTCTGCTTTTTGAAAATGTCTGTAAAGGATATAAAACGCCATAACGCTCTGTAAAACCTGAAAAAACAGATATGGGCATACTGCCAGATGTATGTAACCACAACCCATTATTGGAAGGAATCGAACAAATAACAGATTCCAATGCCTGATCTTTCAAAGCAAACAGATATATATCTGCATCATTTCGTATATGAGAAAGATCTGCTGTATAATCACATTGTAAGCGAGTAGCCAACACTTGTGCATGGATTTCAGTATGACTATACACCTGTATTATTTCCATATCGGCAAGAGAAGCTATGGCTACAGACAAATGGGTGGCAACATTACCCGCCCCTATAACAACAACTCTCATGCCTCGTCTTTTTCTTGTTTTTCGTCTGGTAACTGATATGTATCCAAATGTATTTTCTCCCACTGCAATCGGGATTCATCAAAAGGTTTACTGGGTTGTTCCTTATAACCAAAACCAATGATCGATAACACTTCTAATTGATATGGGATGTTCAGTAAACCTCGGATATATTGTGAAGCATCTTCTTCCTGCTCAGTCTGTCTGTTTCGGATCTGACACCAACAGCTGCCTAAGCCTAAATCTTCAGCCTGTAACTGCATAAAAATAGAAGCAATAGAAGCATCTTCTATCCAAACATCACTCTCCATCACATTTGCCAAAACAACTACTGCTAAAGCACATCCTTCTATGAAGGCAGCACCATGAGGTTTGCATCCCGCCAACTTCTTCAGCATCTCCTTATCCTCTACTACTACAAACTGCCACGGATTTTTCCGTTTTGAGGCAGGAGCC is part of the Parabacteroides sp. AD58 genome and harbors:
- a CDS encoding Rossmann-like and DUF2520 domain-containing protein, which produces MRVVVIGAGNVATHLSVAIASLADMEIIQVYSHTEIHAQVLATRLQCDYTADLSHIRNDADIYLFALKDQALESVICSIPSNNGLWLHTSGSMPISVFSGFTERYGVLYPLQTFSKSREITFEGIPLFIECYRKEDKELLEGLARRLSGNVCELSSEKRRSLHLAAVFACNFTNHIYALAEEILQKEGLSRDYLFPLIDETASKIHEMPAREAQTGPAIRYDENIINKHLAMLADDSAVQTLYRLLSQSIHNKQQ
- a CDS encoding nitroreductase family protein gives rise to the protein MKNFASLIKDRRSTRKFTSQLLNPDQVASILKAALMAPASKRKNPWQFVVVEDKEMLKKLAGCKPHGAAFIEGCALAVVVLANVMESDVWIEDASIASIFMQLQAEDLGLGSCWCQIRNRQTEQEEDASQYIRGLLNIPYQLEVLSIIGFGYKEQPSKPFDESRLQWEKIHLDTYQLPDEKQEKDEA